From a region of the Verrucomicrobiota bacterium genome:
- a CDS encoding aldehyde dehydrogenase family protein yields MKKITYASLGSLGEEFHQAFDSALAQVRLKLGLPYPLFIDGKPRKAKGGTFPDTSPADTRIVLGQFQSGDRADTQQAIAAAKTAFPTWRDLGWQGRIAVLRKAAELMTQRQFEFAAVLTLEVGKNRFEAIAEVSEAIDLILYYCRQMEEHHGYEMPMGGGGAEQTKSVLRPYGAWAVVSPFNFPLALATGMAAGALIAGNTVVFKPASDTPWSGICLYEVLCDAGLPDGAFNFITGAGNTVGEELVANSHVDGFIFTGSQAVGLNIARRFAQKIPKPCITEMGGKNPAIIMPSANLDDATEGVMGSAFGMSGQKCSACSRLYLHKDVYKPFLELLVEKTKKQKVGDPVEADAFLGPLINPAAVRKYERAVRLGKAEGRIVYGGQTLREDSFAHGHFVEPVIVDKLPKKSRLFQEEFFAPVLAVFEVKSLDEAIKLANASEYGLTAGIFTNEENEQKKFFDEIEAGVTYCNRRGGATTGAWPGVQSFGGWKGSGSSGKSALGPYYVTQFMREQSQTVYSSVRH; encoded by the coding sequence ATGAAAAAAATAACTTACGCATCGCTCGGTTCGTTGGGAGAAGAATTTCACCAGGCGTTTGACTCCGCATTGGCCCAGGTCCGGCTTAAATTGGGCCTGCCTTATCCGCTGTTCATCGACGGCAAACCCAGAAAGGCGAAGGGGGGAACGTTTCCGGATACGTCTCCCGCTGACACGCGAATCGTCCTCGGCCAGTTTCAATCCGGCGATCGCGCTGACACGCAACAGGCCATCGCTGCGGCCAAGACCGCGTTTCCCACGTGGCGCGATCTTGGCTGGCAGGGGCGAATCGCGGTGTTGCGCAAAGCCGCTGAGTTGATGACGCAGCGCCAGTTCGAGTTCGCCGCTGTGCTCACGCTGGAAGTCGGCAAGAACCGTTTTGAAGCCATTGCTGAAGTTTCTGAAGCGATTGATTTGATTCTCTACTATTGCCGGCAAATGGAGGAACACCACGGCTACGAAATGCCGATGGGCGGCGGCGGCGCGGAACAAACCAAGAGCGTGTTGCGGCCTTACGGCGCCTGGGCCGTCGTGTCGCCATTCAACTTTCCGCTGGCCCTGGCAACCGGCATGGCGGCAGGCGCGCTCATCGCCGGCAACACCGTGGTCTTCAAACCAGCCAGCGACACGCCGTGGTCGGGCATTTGCCTTTATGAAGTGCTGTGCGACGCGGGTCTGCCGGACGGCGCTTTCAACTTCATCACCGGCGCTGGCAATACTGTTGGCGAGGAACTTGTTGCCAATTCGCATGTTGACGGTTTTATCTTCACCGGCTCGCAGGCGGTTGGGTTGAACATCGCTCGCCGGTTCGCGCAAAAAATTCCCAAGCCCTGCATCACCGAAATGGGCGGCAAGAATCCCGCCATTATCATGCCATCCGCCAACCTGGACGATGCCACCGAAGGGGTCATGGGCTCCGCATTCGGGATGAGCGGCCAAAAATGCTCAGCCTGCTCGCGCCTTTACTTGCACAAGGACGTTTACAAACCTTTCCTTGAATTGCTGGTCGAGAAAACCAAAAAGCAAAAAGTCGGCGACCCGGTGGAAGCAGACGCTTTTCTCGGCCCGCTGATCAACCCCGCCGCCGTCAGGAAATACGAACGCGCCGTCCGCCTGGGCAAAGCGGAGGGCCGAATCGTTTACGGTGGACAGACGTTGAGAGAGGACAGTTTTGCGCACGGACATTTCGTTGAGCCAGTCATCGTGGACAAACTGCCGAAGAAATCGCGCCTGTTTCAGGAGGAGTTCTTTGCGCCGGTGCTCGCTGTCTTTGAAGTGAAGTCGCTGGACGAAGCCATCAAGCTGGCCAACGCCAGCGAATACGGCCTGACCGCCGGCATATTCACGAACGAGGAGAACGAACAAAAAAAGTTTTTTGATGAAATTGAAGCCGGCGTGACGTATTGCAATCGCCGCGGCGGCGCGACCACCGGCGCGTGGCCCGGCGTCCAATCATTCGGCGGCTGGAAAGGTTCCGGTTCAAGCGGCAAGAGTGCGCTCGGCCCGTATTATGTCACCCAGTTCATGCGCGAGCAAAGCCAGACGGTCTATTCCTCAGTTCGTCATTGA
- a CDS encoding type II secretion system protein: protein MKVKACPNPPRKRPPENGGVGFTLIELLVVIAIIAILAGLLLPTLGRAKEGGRRSHCISNMRQIGLGIQMYRDENADRPPLYLVNPHQYTYGKPGGNTEYLEKKGALGNTNVFVCLSDRTKGNIPIDLGWEYFGAPDGNPKATNAFTTSYAYHMGVRFQTEPELKLWLSDQITRWKSRFIVAACPWHRHLFSGWTGNVPNLSKATNIKDLALRYDGAVDSFKWPSYNWDEEPYITTK, encoded by the coding sequence ATGAAAGTGAAAGCCTGCCCGAATCCCCCACGAAAACGCCCGCCGGAAAACGGTGGTGTCGGGTTCACGTTGATCGAACTGCTCGTGGTCATCGCGATTATCGCGATCTTGGCCGGACTGCTTTTGCCGACGCTGGGGCGCGCCAAAGAGGGAGGCCGTCGCTCCCATTGCATCAGCAACATGCGGCAGATCGGTTTGGGCATTCAGATGTATCGCGACGAGAATGCGGATCGCCCGCCCCTTTATCTCGTCAATCCGCACCAGTACACCTATGGCAAACCGGGCGGCAACACCGAGTATCTGGAGAAGAAAGGCGCTTTGGGAAACACCAATGTTTTCGTCTGTTTGTCCGATCGCACCAAGGGTAACATCCCGATCGATCTAGGTTGGGAATACTTCGGTGCGCCAGACGGCAATCCGAAAGCGACGAACGCATTCACCACGAGTTACGCGTATCACATGGGAGTACGTTTTCAAACCGAGCCAGAGTTGAAGCTATGGCTCTCCGATCAGATCACGCGCTGGAAGTCGCGGTTCATCGTCGCCGCGTGTCCGTGGCATCGGCACTTGTTCAGCGGCTGGACTGGCAACGTGCCTAATCTTTCCAAAGCAACCAACATCAAAGACCTTGCCCTGCGGTACGACGGCGCCGTGGATAGCTTCAAATGGCCGAGCTACAACTGGGACGAAGAGCCTTATATCACGACGAAGTGA
- a CDS encoding fibronectin type III domain-containing protein, with amino-acid sequence MKRFSLATTTKHTFAPLLAPFLICLALLWSACSVQAAPRHVYLTWQNDTSTTITVNYQTMEEADVSEVHCDTRSRNGKIEAYKFHATGTRHKIEGLQDGRTIHWVELTQLKPGTTYYFVAGDAKNGFTAERKFQTIPDGTQKLRFVDGGDMGTGPALQPLLRQAALQEPNFAVVGGDIAYAGDLLASFGLWDRWLDGWEQCMVTPKGFTIPMVLAIGNHEVRGGYGHSPTNAVFYFRYFAQVHDRSYYSRKFGKNFVIYLLDSGHITPQGGAQAAWLDAQLEADRDIPYRFAVYHVPLYPAYRPFEIGGSAVCRSNWLPIFDKHHLTTGFEHHDHVFKRTKLLRNNRVDEHGTLYLGDGCWGQGARKVSNVLRPYEAKAASIQHFWLVDVSRSRVEYRAINKEGKVFDVYPPDAKGAKDADKVYESLKQPATPTSGTSTNK; translated from the coding sequence ATGAAACGCTTCTCTCTCGCCACAACGACCAAACACACCTTCGCTCCCCTTCTCGCTCCTTTTTTAATCTGTCTGGCCTTGTTGTGGTCGGCTTGCTCCGTTCAGGCGGCGCCGCGGCACGTGTATCTCACCTGGCAAAACGACACCAGCACGACCATCACGGTCAACTACCAGACGATGGAAGAAGCCGACGTAAGTGAGGTTCATTGCGACACCCGATCGCGGAACGGGAAAATCGAAGCCTACAAATTCCACGCGACCGGTACGCGCCACAAGATCGAAGGTCTCCAAGATGGCCGCACGATTCATTGGGTCGAACTCACCCAGCTCAAACCCGGCACGACCTATTATTTCGTCGCGGGCGATGCCAAAAACGGCTTCACCGCCGAGCGCAAGTTTCAAACCATTCCCGATGGCACTCAGAAACTCCGGTTCGTGGATGGCGGCGACATGGGCACCGGGCCGGCACTGCAACCGCTGCTGCGCCAGGCGGCGCTTCAGGAGCCGAACTTTGCGGTGGTCGGCGGCGACATCGCCTACGCCGGAGATTTGCTGGCCAGTTTTGGTCTGTGGGACCGCTGGCTGGACGGCTGGGAACAATGCATGGTGACCCCAAAAGGTTTCACCATCCCGATGGTTCTCGCGATCGGGAATCACGAGGTGCGCGGCGGATACGGGCATTCACCCACCAATGCAGTTTTTTATTTTCGTTACTTCGCCCAGGTTCACGACCGCAGTTATTACTCGCGCAAGTTTGGTAAGAATTTTGTCATCTACCTGCTGGATTCGGGACACATCACACCGCAGGGTGGCGCGCAAGCGGCCTGGCTCGACGCGCAACTGGAAGCGGACAGGGACATTCCCTACCGTTTCGCTGTCTATCACGTGCCGCTGTATCCCGCCTATCGGCCATTTGAAATCGGCGGCTCAGCCGTCTGCCGGAGCAACTGGCTGCCCATCTTCGACAAGCACCACCTCACGACGGGCTTTGAGCACCACGATCACGTCTTCAAGCGCACGAAGTTGCTGCGCAACAATCGCGTTGACGAACACGGAACACTTTACCTTGGCGACGGCTGTTGGGGACAAGGCGCGCGGAAAGTGAGCAACGTGCTTCGGCCGTACGAGGCCAAAGCCGCCAGCATCCAGCATTTCTGGCTGGTGGACGTGTCGCGCAGCCGCGTGGAATATCGCGCGATCAACAAGGAAGGAAAAGTATTCGACGTATATCCTCCTGACGCCAAAGGCGCAAAGGACGCGGATAAGGTTTATGAGTCGTTGAAACAACCCGCGACACCAACTTCAGGAACTTCCACGAACAAGTGA
- a CDS encoding bifunctional YncE family protein/alkaline phosphatase family protein — MNHRLIGSFLVAFAAITSAAAENPPSAIRTPQSIWPGRQPDGSVLLPNLWSLRPVGTQIDLGDFPVNIAVHPDSRFAAVLHCGFGPNEIVVVDIPAAKIVSRTRIAEAFYGLEFSFGGNRLYCSGAGNEVIRVFNFNDGQLEADRVIPLRDVKERGIPGGMAVSADAQNLYVANVWGQRVAKVDLLARTNVLEIFFGQSETSLSSKIQSPGKTVDFDTAAITKRAEAQFDPTSPDAPFPYACRLDERRQRLYVSLWAQATVAVIDLKSNRVVARWPTEEHPNEMLLTKSGKYLYVANANRNTVTVFDTDKERAIETIWAALHPLGLSGSTPNSLALSPDEKTLFVANACNNNVAVFDVSFRGKSRSMGFIPVGWYPTSVRVTRDGKYLLVANGKGLISKANPNGPRPDKKYAPGTIVEHIGGLMKGTLSVIDLPAREKFAAQLKAYTATAYRCSPLQRDASVGATRPESNPIPFKVGDASPIKYCIYVIKENRTYDQVLGDMPQGNGDAKLCLFPEKVTPNHHKIAREFVLLDNFYVEGEVSADGHEWSMGAYATDFVEKFWPLSYGHNGHKKYPYPAEGVFPVALPASGYLWDRAREAGVSYRSYGEFINNARTPAEPGTTKVASLRDHFDPWFFSFDMDYSDLKRADRFIAELKRFEQEGDMPRLQIVRLPNDHTAGTSPGKPTPTAYVAENDLAFGRFVEAVSRSKFWPQTAIFVVEDDAQNGPDHVDAHRTIAFVISPYTKRNAVDSTMYSTSSMLRTMELILGLKPMTQFDAAATPMFNSFQPKPDLRSYAALPANVDLTERNTKLAWGSEKSRKMDFTKEDAADDLLLNEVIWRSVKGAESPMPAPVRAAFVFVHPKDED; from the coding sequence ATGAATCACCGCTTGATTGGATCGTTCCTCGTCGCCTTCGCTGCGATCACCTCCGCCGCCGCTGAAAATCCGCCATCCGCTATCCGCACGCCGCAATCCATCTGGCCCGGACGGCAGCCGGATGGCTCGGTGTTGTTGCCCAATCTGTGGTCGTTGCGACCCGTCGGCACGCAAATCGATCTGGGCGATTTTCCCGTCAACATCGCCGTTCATCCAGACAGCCGGTTTGCCGCCGTGTTGCATTGCGGTTTTGGCCCGAACGAAATCGTGGTGGTGGACATTCCGGCGGCGAAGATTGTGTCGCGGACAAGAATCGCCGAGGCGTTTTACGGGCTGGAGTTTTCCTTCGGCGGCAACCGGCTTTATTGCAGCGGCGCGGGCAATGAAGTCATTCGCGTCTTCAATTTCAATGATGGTCAACTGGAAGCGGATCGGGTGATCCCTTTGCGCGACGTGAAGGAGCGGGGAATTCCTGGTGGCATGGCGGTGTCCGCTGACGCCCAGAATCTTTATGTGGCCAATGTCTGGGGACAACGTGTGGCGAAGGTCGATTTGCTCGCGCGCACGAATGTGCTGGAGATTTTCTTTGGCCAATCGGAAACTAGTCTGAGTTCCAAAATCCAAAGTCCCGGCAAGACGGTCGATTTCGACACGGCCGCCATCACGAAGCGCGCCGAGGCGCAATTTGATCCCACCAGTCCCGACGCTCCTTTCCCCTATGCGTGTCGTTTGGATGAACGGCGGCAACGGCTTTATGTCAGCTTGTGGGCACAGGCGACGGTGGCGGTGATTGACCTGAAATCGAATCGCGTCGTGGCGCGCTGGCCGACCGAGGAGCATCCCAACGAAATGTTGCTGACTAAATCGGGAAAGTATCTTTACGTCGCCAATGCCAATCGCAACACGGTCACCGTTTTCGACACCGACAAGGAACGAGCCATCGAGACAATCTGGGCCGCGCTGCATCCGCTGGGATTGAGTGGTTCGACGCCGAACAGTCTCGCGCTGTCGCCGGATGAGAAGACGCTGTTTGTGGCAAATGCCTGCAATAACAACGTCGCGGTGTTCGATGTTTCGTTTCGGGGCAAGAGCCGCTCGATGGGTTTCATTCCCGTCGGCTGGTATCCGACCTCGGTGCGCGTGACGCGCGACGGCAAATACCTTCTCGTGGCCAACGGGAAGGGACTGATCTCCAAGGCCAATCCCAATGGCCCGCGACCGGACAAGAAATACGCGCCCGGCACCATCGTTGAGCATATCGGCGGTTTGATGAAAGGGACTTTGAGCGTGATCGATTTGCCGGCGCGGGAAAAGTTTGCCGCACAACTGAAGGCGTACACCGCGACGGCGTACCGTTGCAGTCCGCTTCAGCGCGACGCGTCGGTTGGCGCGACGCGGCCGGAGAGCAATCCCATCCCGTTCAAAGTGGGCGATGCCAGCCCCATCAAGTATTGCATTTACGTCATCAAAGAGAATAGGACTTACGACCAGGTTTTAGGCGATATGCCACAGGGCAACGGCGACGCAAAACTCTGCCTGTTCCCCGAAAAGGTGACGCCCAATCATCACAAGATCGCGCGCGAGTTTGTGTTGCTGGACAATTTTTATGTCGAAGGCGAGGTCAGCGCCGACGGTCACGAATGGTCGATGGGGGCGTACGCCACCGACTTTGTGGAAAAATTCTGGCCGCTGAGTTACGGGCACAACGGACATAAAAAATATCCTTACCCGGCCGAGGGCGTCTTTCCGGTCGCGCTGCCGGCCAGCGGATATTTGTGGGATCGCGCGCGCGAGGCGGGCGTGAGCTACCGCAGCTACGGTGAGTTCATCAATAACGCCAGGACGCCCGCCGAACCGGGGACCACCAAGGTCGCTTCGTTGCGCGACCATTTTGATCCGTGGTTTTTTAGTTTCGACATGGATTATTCCGATCTCAAACGCGCGGACCGGTTCATCGCCGAGTTGAAACGGTTCGAGCAGGAAGGCGACATGCCGCGTCTGCAAATCGTGCGGCTGCCCAACGACCACACCGCCGGCACGTCTCCCGGGAAGCCAACGCCGACGGCGTATGTTGCTGAAAACGATCTGGCGTTTGGCCGGTTCGTCGAGGCGGTGAGCCGATCGAAGTTCTGGCCGCAGACCGCCATCTTCGTGGTGGAAGACGACGCGCAGAACGGTCCGGACCACGTGGATGCCCATCGCACCATCGCGTTCGTCATCAGCCCGTACACCAAACGTAACGCAGTGGATTCGACGATGTATTCGACGAGCAGCATGTTGCGGACGATGGAATTGATTCTAGGATTGAAACCGATGACGCAATTCGACGCCGCGGCGACACCGATGTTCAATTCCTTTCAACCGAAACCTGACCTGCGGTCTTACGCTGCGTTGCCCGCGAATGTGGACTTGACTGAGCGCAACACCAAACTGGCTTGGGGCAGCGAAAAGTCGCGCAAGATGGACTTCACCAAGGAAGACGCGGCAGATGATTTGTTGCTCAACGAAGTGATCTGGCGTTCGGTGAAGGGCGCGGAGAGTCCAATGCCTGCGCCGGTGCGGGCGGCGTTTGTCTTCGTGCATCCGAAGGATGAGGATTAA
- a CDS encoding type II secretion system protein, whose protein sequence is MTLIENSFIFMDVTDTGSNYSSTRRVRGKCGFTLIELLVVIAIIAILAGLLLPVLSKAKVKAQAIQCMSNQKQLTLAWMMYADDNQDRVPPNTSGSGSRGGWVDGWLDFSGSTDNTNTVFLVNAKIGPYTRNIGIYKCPADVYDVKIRGVRMPRVRSVSMNSFIGVAPGEGYGARQTPPCYEYHKLSDIKRPPPSSLWVFVDEHPDSINDGWLTDSWPGGGGWGDLAASYHAGACGIGFADGHGEVHKWRDKATLEPVTKQTRPRQGGSAPNDTLWFMERSTAPVQ, encoded by the coding sequence ATGACACTGATAGAAAACAGCTTCATTTTTATGGATGTTACAGATACTGGTTCTAACTATTCTTCAACTCGCCGTGTGCGGGGCAAGTGTGGTTTCACGCTGATTGAGCTACTCGTGGTCATTGCCATCATCGCGATTCTGGCGGGTCTGTTGTTGCCGGTCTTGAGCAAAGCCAAGGTGAAAGCCCAGGCGATCCAGTGCATGTCCAACCAGAAGCAACTGACCTTGGCTTGGATGATGTACGCCGACGACAACCAGGATCGGGTCCCACCCAACACCAGCGGCAGCGGCAGCCGGGGTGGCTGGGTGGATGGGTGGCTGGATTTCTCCGGCAGCACCGACAACACAAACACTGTCTTCCTCGTGAACGCCAAGATCGGGCCTTACACTCGCAACATCGGCATTTATAAATGCCCTGCTGACGTTTATGATGTCAAAATACGTGGGGTCAGAATGCCGCGCGTCCGCAGCGTTTCGATGAACTCTTTTATTGGGGTTGCCCCCGGTGAGGGCTATGGTGCGAGGCAGACTCCCCCCTGTTACGAATACCACAAGCTTTCCGATATCAAGCGGCCTCCCCCGAGCAGTTTGTGGGTGTTTGTGGATGAACATCCCGACAGCATCAATGACGGCTGGCTGACCGACAGCTGGCCAGGCGGGGGTGGCTGGGGAGATTTGGCGGCGAGTTATCACGCCGGCGCTTGTGGCATCGGTTTTGCCGACGGCCACGGTGAGGTCCATAAGTGGAGGGACAAGGCCACATTGGAACCTGTGACCAAACAAACAAGGCCACGTCAAGGCGGGAGTGCCCCGAACGACACCCTCTGGTTTATGGAACGATCCACCGCGCCCGTTCAGTGA
- a CDS encoding sugar phosphate isomerase/epimerase, with product MKRRDLISRLAVCSWSLKPATPQQLIDQLSAIGLARVQLALDPLREQPQVWSNAAELFARNGITIVSGMIATVGEDYSTPETIRLTGGVVPDQHWDQNWEHIQADAVLAAALGIKLVTFHAGFLPHDERDPALPKLLDRIARIADLFAGKGLTLGFETGQETAETLKIFLQKLNRPNVGVNFDPANMILYDKGDPIEALRVLGPWIRQCHIKDATRTKVPGTWGAEVVVGTGEVDWPSFFATLQEVGFEGDLCIEREAGVQRVADIHAARELAEKVLN from the coding sequence ATGAAGCGCAGAGACTTAATTAGCCGCCTGGCAGTGTGCAGTTGGTCGTTGAAGCCCGCCACGCCACAACAACTCATCGATCAGCTCAGCGCCATCGGCCTTGCGCGCGTGCAGCTAGCGCTCGACCCGCTTCGCGAGCAGCCGCAGGTCTGGAGCAACGCTGCAGAACTTTTTGCCAGAAACGGAATCACCATCGTCTCCGGCATGATCGCTACCGTGGGGGAAGATTATTCGACCCCAGAAACCATCCGCCTCACGGGCGGCGTCGTCCCCGACCAGCACTGGGATCAGAACTGGGAGCATATTCAAGCTGATGCGGTTCTCGCCGCGGCACTGGGCATCAAACTCGTCACCTTTCACGCCGGTTTTCTGCCGCATGATGAACGCGACCCTGCCCTTCCAAAATTGCTCGACCGCATTGCGCGCATCGCCGATCTGTTCGCCGGCAAAGGATTGACGCTGGGGTTCGAGACCGGACAGGAAACGGCCGAGACGCTGAAGATTTTTCTCCAGAAACTCAATCGCCCAAACGTCGGCGTAAACTTCGATCCGGCCAACATGATTCTTTACGACAAGGGTGATCCCATCGAGGCGTTGCGGGTGCTCGGCCCGTGGATCAGGCAATGTCACATCAAGGACGCCACTAGAACCAAGGTGCCCGGAACGTGGGGCGCGGAAGTGGTCGTCGGTACCGGTGAAGTGGATTGGCCCTCGTTCTTTGCCACGCTTCAGGAAGTAGGCTTTGAAGGCGATCTGTGCATCGAACGCGAGGCGGGCGTTCAACGGGTGGCGGACATTCATGCGGCCCGGGAACTGGCGGAAAAAGTTTTGAACTGA
- a CDS encoding peroxiredoxin, giving the protein MALAFSFALATGVAATTPKVGDKAPLIDGKDQDGKTFRLADVVGKKIVLLYFYPKDDTPGCTKEACGLRDRMSDLKKDNVEVIGVSMDDEESHKKFIAKHNLNFPLLADADGKITETFGAQMVNRKLSRRVSFLIGLDGKIAHVTDNPSADVHLSEMKEAIAKLARK; this is encoded by the coding sequence ATGGCATTGGCGTTTTCATTCGCCCTGGCAACCGGCGTTGCCGCAACCACACCCAAGGTCGGCGACAAGGCGCCGCTGATTGACGGCAAAGATCAGGACGGCAAAACGTTCAGGCTGGCTGACGTCGTCGGCAAGAAGATCGTGTTGCTCTATTTTTATCCGAAAGACGACACGCCGGGCTGCACCAAGGAAGCGTGCGGCTTGCGCGACCGCATGAGCGATTTGAAGAAGGACAACGTCGAAGTCATCGGCGTCAGCATGGACGACGAGGAGAGCCACAAGAAATTCATCGCCAAACACAATCTCAACTTCCCGTTGCTGGCCGACGCGGATGGAAAGATCACCGAAACGTTCGGCGCGCAGATGGTCAACCGCAAACTCTCCCGCCGCGTGAGTTTCCTCATCGGCTTGGACGGCAAGATCGCCCACGTCACGGATAATCCCTCCGCCGACGTGCACCTCAGCGAGATGAAGGAAGCCATCGCCAAGCTCGCCAGGAAATAG
- a CDS encoding Gfo/Idh/MocA family oxidoreductase, giving the protein MNNPNSQNAGRQVNVAVVGLGFMGVTHIKSYQQIPGARIVAVCDAVRLPVDGVLTGVSGNIHGADAVNLGKDIKTYKAIEDLLADGHFELVDLCVPTPLHGAQAIAALQAGKHVLCEKPLARTSALARKIVKAAKSAKGFFMPAMCMRFWPGWSWLKELAAQNTYGKILTARFRRVSAPPGWSRDSYFKGGDSGGALLDLHIHDTDFVQFLFGRPSSVFSTGQSRFSGAIDHVVTQYKVAGGATIYAEGSWLMTSGFNMAYTVMFERATMDFDSARGAEALQLMEEGKPVRTIKPEGVDGYVEELRHLIAAIRSGQPPTVVTAQDGLSAVEICEAEERSIKTGQIVAL; this is encoded by the coding sequence ATGAACAACCCCAATTCTCAAAACGCGGGCCGGCAGGTGAACGTTGCCGTCGTGGGCCTTGGCTTCATGGGCGTCACGCATATCAAATCGTATCAGCAGATTCCCGGCGCGCGGATCGTCGCCGTGTGCGACGCGGTGCGTTTGCCGGTGGACGGCGTGCTGACCGGCGTCAGCGGAAACATCCACGGCGCAGACGCCGTCAACCTCGGCAAGGATATCAAGACCTACAAGGCCATCGAAGATTTGCTCGCGGACGGACACTTCGAGTTGGTGGATTTGTGCGTGCCCACGCCGTTGCACGGGGCACAAGCCATTGCCGCTTTGCAGGCGGGCAAGCATGTCCTGTGTGAGAAGCCGCTCGCGCGCACCTCGGCCCTCGCTCGGAAAATCGTGAAGGCGGCAAAATCAGCCAAGGGATTTTTCATGCCGGCCATGTGCATGAGATTCTGGCCGGGTTGGTCTTGGCTCAAGGAGCTGGCCGCGCAGAACACTTACGGAAAAATTCTGACCGCCCGCTTCCGTCGCGTCTCAGCGCCGCCGGGTTGGAGTCGCGACAGTTATTTCAAGGGCGGCGATTCGGGCGGGGCATTGCTCGACCTCCACATTCACGACACGGACTTTGTGCAATTCCTTTTTGGCCGGCCGAGCAGCGTGTTCTCCACGGGCCAGAGTCGGTTCAGCGGCGCGATTGATCACGTCGTCACGCAATACAAGGTGGCCGGTGGCGCGACGATTTACGCGGAGGGAAGCTGGCTGATGACGAGCGGCTTCAACATGGCCTACACGGTCATGTTCGAGCGCGCGACGATGGACTTCGACAGCGCGCGCGGCGCCGAGGCGTTGCAATTGATGGAAGAAGGCAAGCCGGTGCGCACGATCAAACCGGAAGGCGTGGATGGTTACGTGGAAGAACTCCGCCATCTCATCGCCGCCATCCGATCCGGCCAACCGCCAACGGTGGTGACGGCGCAGGACGGCTTGAGCGCGGTGGAGATTTGCGAGGCGGAGGAGCGTTCCATCAAAACGGGGCAGATCGTTGCCCTGTAG
- a CDS encoding prepilin-type N-terminal cleavage/methylation domain-containing protein: protein MNVTDTGSNYSSTRRVRGKCAFTLIELLVVIAIIAILAGLLLPTLAKAKQKGQGILCMNNLKQLDLALIMYADDFQNRFPPNNQGGTGGWVDGTMNFDPDHTDNTNINYLLNAKIGPYTRNIGIYKCPADKYDCSIRRVRYARVRSVSMNAFIEGGAYSGYNANIGAVWFPSYFKYDKMTDIIKPPPAQLWVFADEHPDSINDGWMINDPSSPNSGWTDLAASFHSRAGGFSFADAHAEIKHWQDPGTIEPVKKISRNGFGVAVRDRAWINERSTALR, encoded by the coding sequence ATGAATGTTACAGATACTGGTTCTAACTACTCTTCAACTCGCCGCGTGCGGGGCAAGTGTGCTTTCACCTTGATCGAACTGCTGGTGGTGATCGCCATCATCGCGATTCTGGCGGGCCTGTTGTTGCCCACTTTGGCCAAAGCGAAGCAGAAAGGCCAGGGCATCCTTTGCATGAACAACCTCAAGCAACTGGACCTTGCCTTGATCATGTACGCGGACGATTTTCAAAACCGCTTTCCACCCAACAACCAGGGCGGCACCGGCGGTTGGGTCGATGGCACCATGAACTTCGACCCGGATCATACGGACAACACAAACATCAACTACTTGCTCAACGCCAAGATTGGTCCCTACACCCGCAACATCGGCATCTATAAATGCCCGGCGGACAAATATGACTGCTCGATACGCCGGGTGCGCTACGCGCGGGTGCGCAGCGTTTCGATGAATGCGTTCATCGAGGGCGGCGCCTATAGCGGCTACAACGCCAACATCGGGGCCGTCTGGTTCCCGTCCTACTTCAAGTACGACAAGATGACCGACATCATCAAACCGCCGCCAGCTCAACTCTGGGTTTTTGCCGATGAACATCCGGACAGCATCAATGACGGCTGGATGATCAATGATCCGAGCAGCCCCAACTCCGGTTGGACGGATCTGGCCGCCAGTTTCCACAGCCGGGCCGGGGGCTTCAGTTTCGCCGACGCACATGCTGAAATTAAACACTGGCAGGATCCGGGTACCATCGAGCCAGTCAAAAAAATATCGCGTAATGGCTTTGGCGTGGCGGTCAGAGATAGGGCCTGGATAAACGAGCGATCCACTGCGCTTCGGTGA